The genomic segment ATGCTCAAAGCCCTGGCCGGCGAGGACGAATCCGAGCTGGAGACTTTTATCTCCAGCGCCGAACAGGCGCGCAAAGCGGGCTATGTACGAACCCCCAGTGATTTTATCGATGGTGTTACCGATTTATCGACGCCGGTGATCGGCTATCGCGGTGCGCTGGCAGCCTTGACGGTGCCCCATGTGGTTTACCATCCAGAGCCCTGCAGCGTCGATCGCGCCCTCGAGGGGCTGCGCGAAGCGGCGCAAAAAATCTCTTCACTGCTGACTGAACAAAGCCACTGATCTCACCTCTGTAAAGGCGCTTTTAACAGCGCCTTTACAGTCTTATAGTTATATAGACTTTTTCCTGTGTTGGGTCGTGAAACCGGTTGACTTTTGTCGGCTGTTTGTTTTTACTTGTGAGTATATTTTTAATTATAAAAAAGGTTTTCTGTGGTAGCCGCAATCGACTTACAGCCGTGCCGCGTGGCCAATACCTGCGTGTATCTACCGCCCTTCGCTATGGGCGCTGCGCCTCTGGGTAACCTGTACCGCGAAGTGGCCGAGCAACAGGCGCAGCAGGCAGTGCATAGCGCTCTTGCCCTTGGCTTTAACTATATCGATACCGCCCCCCACTATGGCTTCGGCTTAAGTGAACGCCGCCTGGGCCGCGCCCTGAGCGGCGCAAAGCAGCCGGTATTGTCCACCAAGGTGGGTCGCGTGCTGGAGCCAATTGCTGCCGCAGAGCGGGCGCCGCTGCGCTTTGGTTTTGCCGCTACCCCCGATTTAAAACCGGTATTCGACTACAGCTACGGGGGCGTTATGCGCTCTTTTAACGAGTCGCTACAACGCCTGAGCGTGGAGCGAGTTGAGCTGGTGTTCGCTCACGATTTGGGCGAGTTGACCCACGCTGAGCAGCACGAGCAGCGCTGGCGAGAGTTTTGCGAGGGCGGCATGCGTGCCCTGGAGGAGCTAAAAGCCGCCGGGCGAATCGGTGCGATTGGCCTGGGGGTGAACGAAGTGGCCGTGTGCGAGCGCGCCCTGGATGAACTGGCGGTGGATGTGTTTTTGCTGGCTGGGCGCTACACGCTACTTGAGCAAACGCCGCTGGATTCGTTGCTGCCGCGCTGCGCCCAGGCCGGAGTGTCGGTGATTGCTGCGGGGCCGTTTAATTCAGGTATTCTCGCGGCCGATTTGACTGCCGACGTTCTGCACTATAACTACGCGCCCGCCCCCGAGGCCATTGTGCAAAAAGTGCGGCAGCTGCGCTCGGTATGCGATGACTACGCCGTGCCGGTGCAAGCCGCCGCGTTGCAGTTTCCCGCCGCGCACCCACAGGTGGTGAGCGTGTTGGCGGGCTTTGCCAGCGCCGCAGAAGTCGAGCAGGCGCGCGTTTGGATTGACACAGATATACCTGCCAGTTTTTGGCGGGCACTTAAAGCCGGGGGACTGCTGCACCCACAGGCCCCGGTGCCATCGGAGTAATACTATGAGCAGAGCCACAAGCGCCGCGCCGCAGGTGGTTTTACTACACCCACAAGACAATGTCCTGATCAGTGTGATGACTCTGGCGGCGGATACTCAGTTTACGTTTGCGGGGCGCGAGTACCGGCTCGCCCAAGCGGTGCCTTTGGGGCACAAAATTGCCCGCACTGATATGCCGGCGGGCACTCGTATTTTTCGCTATGGAGCCCCCATTGGCTCACTCTACAGCGCTGTAAAAGCCGGCGACTGGGTGCACATGCACAATTTAAAAAGTGACTATCTGGCCAGTCATACCCGAAAAGGGCGGGCCCAGGAGGGCAGTGGTGAGTAACAGCAAACAGCAACCCGAACTACAGGGCTTCTTGCGCAGCGACGGGCGCAAAGGCATACGCAATGTGTTAGTGGTGGCCTACTTAGTGGAGTGTGCGCATCACGTCAGTCGCCGCATTGTGCTGCAGGCCGATGACAGCGAAGTCCATTTAATTGGCTTTCCTGGTTGCTACCCCAACGATTACGCCAGCGAAATGATGCGCGCAGTATGTACTCACCCCAATGTGGGTGGCGCGCTGTTAGTTTCCTTGGGCTGCGAAAGTATGGATCGCGACAGCTTACTGCAAACGGTGCGCGACTCCGGCCGCCCGGCTGAGCTACTGGTGATTCAGGAAACCGGCGGTACCGCCAGTACCATTGCCGAGGGCCTGCGCCTGGTAAAACAAATGCGCCGCGAGCTGGCGCAGGAGCAGACGGTCCGCATGGGCATAGACGAGCTGGTGGTGGGGACAATATGCGGCGGCAGCGATGGCACCAGCGGTATCACCGCCAACCCCGCAGTGGGCCGTTGTTTTGATGCCCTGGTAGCCGAGGGCGCGGCCTGTGTGTTCGAGGAAACCGGCGAGCTTATCGGCTGTGAAAATATTATGGCCGACCGCGCCGCCACGCCCGAGCTGGGTAAGCTGATACAGGAGTGTGTCGCCAAGGCCGAACGCTATTACACCACCATGGGCTTTGGCAGTTTTGCGCCGGGCAATGCCGATGGCGGCCTGACGACTTTGGAAGAAAAGTCCATGGGTGCCTATTCCAAATCTGGCTCTTCTCTTATTAGCGGTTTAATTAAGCCGGGCGATGTCCCCCCCACTGGCGGCCTGTACTTGTTGGATGTGGTGCCCGATGGCGAACCGCGCTTTGGTTTTCCCAATATTTCCGACAATGCCGAGATTGTGGAGATGATTGCCTGCGGCTGTCACCTGACCCTGTTTACCACCGGGCGAGGCTCGGTGGTGGGTTCGGCTATTTCGCCGGTGATAAAAATCTGCGCCAATCCCGATACCTATCAGCGTCTGGCGGACGATATGGATATCAACGCCGGAAAAATTCTCACCGGTGAGGCGACCCTTGATGAAGTCGGGCAAGAGATTTATCAGTGTGTGATGGCAGTGGCCGGCGGTGCCCAGAGTGTGTCTGAGGCTCTCGGTCATCAGGAGTTTATTCTTACCTATAAATCATTCGAGCCCATCGGCCCGGGCTGCTTGCCGGTGCGGCAACTGTAAGCGCTATTTAACTGGAATAAAAATAATGAGACTGAGCAATAAAACCGCCTTTGTTACCGCCGCAGGGCAGGGCATTGGCTTGGCCACCGCGCGTCAGTTTATGGCCGAAGGCGCGCGGGTAATCGCCACCGATATTAACGCCGAAGCGCTTGCGCAATTAGACTGCGAAACTTTTGTGCTGGATGTGACCGACACAGCGGCAGTAAACGCCGCGGCAGCAAAAGTCGGTGCAATTGATGTACTGTTTAACTGCGCCGGCTACGTACATTCGGGGACAATTTTAGATTGCGATGAAGCCAGCTGGCAAAAGTCTATAGATATGAATATCAACTCAATGCATCGCACCATCCGCGCCTTTTTGCCGGGTATGCTGGCAAGTGGTGGCGGCTCCATTATTAATATGTCGTCGGTGGCAAGCTCTATAAAAGGCGCGCCCAATCGCTGTGCTTACGGCATGACCAAGGCGGCGGTTATAGGTCTGACAAAGGCGGTAGCAGCGGATTTTATGACCCAGGGAGTGCGCTGCAACGCCATTTGTCCGGGTACAGTGGATACGCCCTCGCTGCAGCAGCGCCTGGTGGCCACCGGTGACTACGAAGCCGCACACAAAGCCTTTGTCGCCCGCCAGCCCATGGGGCGTCTGGGTACCGCCGAAGAGATGGCTAAACTCGCGTTGTATTTGGCGAGTGATGACAGTGCGTTTACGACAGGGACTATTAATATTATTGATGGTGGTTGGAGTAATTGATTGGACGTCTGATGTCGGACGACGGACGATAATTTTGCTGAACGCTGAACGCTGAACGCTGAACGTCTTGTGCGTTTTTTTGGTTTGAAAAAAGACAACGAATTACGGAATAGATTATGAAATTATTACGCTTTGGAGAGCCGGGTAAAGAGCGTCCCGGATTAATTGATTCGCAGCAACAGATTCGCGATTTATCCTCAGTGGTGGATGACATTGATGGTTCGGCAGTATCGCCAGAGGGGCTGGCAAAAATCGCCGCCTGCGATATCGACTCCCTGCCGGTGGTGAGTAACACCCAACGCTTTGGCCCCTGCGTGGGCAATGTGGGTAAGTTTATTTGCATCGGCTTGAATTATGTCGATCACTGCGAAGAAACCGGCGCACCAGTTCCGACTGAACCTGTGGTGTTTACCAAAGCCACCAGTGCCATTACCGGCCCGGATGACGGCATTATCAAGCCGCGCGGCTCAGAAAAGTTGGACTGGGAAGTTGAAATGGGAATCGTGATAGGCCGCGAAGCTAAGTATGTCAGCGAAGCAGATGCAGAGGATTATATTGCCGGTTACTGTGTAGTGCACGATGTCTCCGAACGCGGCTTTCAGCTCGAGCGCAGCGGCCAGTGGGATTTAGGCAAGGGCTGCGATACCTTTGGTCCCATAGGTCCTTACCTGGTTACTCGCGATTCGGTGAAAGACCCCCTCAATTTAAATATCTGGTTGCGGGTAAACGGTAAAACCTATCAAAACTCCAATACCAAGAATATGGTGTTTGGGCCGGCGCAGTTGGTTTCGTTTTTAAGCCAGTATATGAGTTTGCAGCCCGGCGATATTATTTCTACCGGCACACCGCCCGGTGTTGGGCTGGGGCAAAAGCCGCCGGTGTATTTGAATGTGGGTGATAAAGTTCAATTGGGTATTGATGGCCTGGGTGAGCAATCGCAAAAAATTCTTCCCAGCCCCTAGAGAAATTTCTTATGCGTCTTATCATTAATACCGCACTTACATTAGCGCTTTTCAGCCATGCTGCGTTCAGTGACAGTCAAACCAAAGTCGATCAATTACAGCTTTGGCCTGTGCAGAGCGGCAATCTGGTTGCACAAACACACGATCAAGAGAAACTCTGGCAGGGCTCGGATCTTACCCTGGGTGATGAGCGGCGCGTAATGTTAAGCCGGTCAAAAAAGGATGCATTGATTTTCCAGTGGCAGGATGCCTGGTGGTCGGCGGTGCGCTTTGAAACAAATCCGGCCGCGAACCTTGAGCCATTTCGCGAGAATGGTGGCGTTGTTTTTACCCTGCAGCTGGAGCAATTTGATAATGCCGGCTTCGATGTCGCTTATCTTTGCGGTAACGGCTGCGAGCGCAAAGTGACGTTGACCCATCAGGTAAAAGCTTTACTGGGTAAGGGGCCGCAGACTTTGAAGCTGCCCGCCAGTTGCTTAATGCGAGAACAGGATAACGCAGGCTATATTAAAACGCCTTTACGCTTTGGTGCTGGTGGCAGTGGTAAAGCGATATTTTCGTCGGTCAGCTGGCAGCGGGATCTGCAATCGGTTGAGGGTATAACGCTCAGCTGCCCCGATCAGCAAACCGTGGCGATTACCCCGGCGCCTTTAAATGAGCACTGGGCGCAAAGCTGGTGGATGCCCCGCCATAAAGAGAAGTTAAAACAGGCCCGGGAAAACAACCCTGAAGTGATTTTTCTCGGCGATTCGATTACCGAGGGATGGGAAAAGTCCGGCGCCGATGTGTTTGAAAAATACTTTGGTGATTACCGCACCTTAAACCTGGGCTACGGCGGTGACCGCACCGAAAATGTGCTCTGGCGGTTACAACATGGCGAAGTGGATGAAACTAACCCCAAGTTAGTGGTGCTGATGATTGGTACCAACAACACCGGCCATCGTCAAGACGATCCGGCGCGCATTGCTGAAGGCATTAAACATATACTCGCAGAGCTAGAACAACGTGTGCCCGATAGCAAAGTCTTGCTCCTGGCTATTTATCCGCGTGGCGCTACCGCCGACGATGTGTTACGCAAAAATAACGCTCTGGTCAATGCACGAATTCGTAATTTTGCCGATGGCGAGCGTGTCTTCTTTAAAGACATTAACAGCATCTTTCTTACCGAAGATGGCGTGCTAAGCGAAAAAGTCATGCCCGATTTGCTGCACCCTGAAGAGTATGGCTACACCCTGGTGGCTGAAGCGATTAAGGATGATATCGAAAGACTGACGCGCTAGAGCGAAAGCGTGTGCTTAGGATTGCTATGCACACGCTCAATTTCTACATGGGTTGCCGGGGCTGCTGAGCCTGCTGCTGTTGGTTGCGCGCGATGGTGGCCACCATCTTTAAAATGTTTTTTTGCCAGCGCTCCTCGTTGCGATACACCTCGTCGTTCATCGATAGCATATCGTCAATAATAACCTGCTCCAGAATCAGGCGAGGCAGCCCCTGCTGGTTGATAAACTTCATGCTCCACTCGCCAAAGCGGCGGTTGCCCTCAAATTCTTCGCTAAACATGGCCATCACTTTATGGCGAGGATCTTTCTCAATGCTGGCCATTATCTCCGCAGCTTCGTCGGCTTCACTCTCCAGATACTGAAAGAAGTAAGGGGCCTTAAAGTACAGATAGCCTGTTACATTAACGCTTTGATTGCGCTCTTGAGCCTGTTGCAAAAGCTCTGTGAGTGCATTGGCGTCGAACGCCTGCTCAGCCTGGCTGACGTATAAAATGGCTTTCATAAAGTCCTGTGAGGAGAAAGGAAGGCGGGCCAGTGTGCAGCAAACTGGGCTGGCGCACAAGAGAAATCCTTGCCAATGCTGGTGACGGCGACAAACGGAGCTTTCGTTGCTATGATTTCTACTTCGCCTGACTGTGTTTTAACCTGTTTGGAGGGATGTATGACGCGACTATGGAGTTGGTTGGCGGCCCTGGTGCTATTGGCTGGGTGCGCTCAAACTCAGGTAAACCTGCCGGCGCTGGAAGGAGCGTCCTCTGCTCGCCTGCCCGGTAAAGTCATTTGGCACGATCTGATCAGTGCTACCCCCCAGGCCAGTCAGCGCTTTTACGGCGAGCTGTTCGGCTGGCAGTTTGAGCAGCTTACGTTTAACACCAGTATCTTTTCCAGCGCCAGCTACTATGTCATTAGCCATCAGGGGCGGGTCATTGGTGGGATGGTGGATCAGGCCGATCTCAACGCCGAGGGCAATGCCTCACAATGGGTGGTAGTGCTAGCCAGCGATAATATTGACCAGAGCGCGGCGGCGGTCGAGGCCAATGGCGGTACATTACTGGGCCCTGTGTTTGATTTGCAAGAGCGCGGTCGCATGGCGGTAGCTAAAGATGGGCAGGGCGCCCTGTTTGCTCTGTTACAAACCCCGAATGGCGACCCGGCAGACCGCAGTCAAATACCCACCGGCGATTTTCTCTGGAACGAGCTTTGGACCAGTAATGTGAGCCAGGCTGGTCACTTTTACCGCACCCTGGCACCCTACCAGTTGGACGCCCACAACCTGGGCGATGGCCACGATTACACCTTGCTAAAAGCGCAGCAAAAACCTCGTGCCGGCATCGTGAAAATGCCGGTACAGGGTATACCGCCCACCTGGGTCAGCTATGTGCGCGTAGCGGACGCGGCCGAGCTGGATGCGATTTTGGCGCAGGTGGAAAGCCTGGGCGGCAAAATCCTGCTGCCAGCCGAAGACCGTATAGCCGGGGGGCGCGCCGCGTTAATTGCCGGCCCCTCTGGTGCGGGTATTGCGCTGCAAACCTGGCCTGTGACTGACAAGGAGTAGTAGGTATGAAACGATTGGGAAAAGTGTTCAGCGCCGCGTTTTTGTTAACTGCTCTGGCGTGCTTGGGCGGTTGTGACCCGCAGGTGTACGGCAATATCGGTATTCAGTCTGGCTGGGGCAGTGGCCCGCATTTGACCGGCAGTATTTCCGTTGGCGGTCGTATCCATTAGGTCAGATTTTTAAAGTATTCTGCTGCAATCGCCCTGTGCGTGCGCGAAAATTTATGCTGATGGGGTTTGGTGACACGCCCAATCTATAGAGGTCTACCGCTTAAGTTCGCTTCACTGCTTCGGCTCCGCCTCTTTTATGGGTTGCTCGGGGTCAGCCTCCCCGGTGACGGTATCCAAAAGCGTTTGTCCTTCTTCTTTTAACGTATTCACAATCGGTTCGCGAAATAACTCATCCGGTGCGGTAATGATTTTTTCCGGTAGGGTTTCGGGCTGTTGTTCGGCAATAGTTTGCGCCTCGGTAATGCGAAAGCGCAGCACGCCAATCACCTGCTGCGCCTCAGTGACCACATCGATGCGCCAGTTACCCTGGGGGTAGGGCGGAAAGTTCAGTTTGTGACTCCAGGCACGGTAGCCCGCTTGGCGACCACCCTGAATATCCAACGCAATTTTATCAATGGTTTTACCGTTTAAACGCCACACATGGTAGATGCGTTCGTTCAGACCGCGGGGCGCGTGAATCGCGGTATAAGCGTATAGACCATTATCTAATTGCGAGGCGCTAAGGGTTTTGATTCGTTTGCCAGGGGCTTTTTCTCGATCGTCAATTTCCGTGGTGACCGCAACTCGTGTCAACCACAAGGTGGCCGGTGGCACCCACGGGCGAGTAAGAATGCCAACCCCTGCTGCGCCGAGGACTAACGTCAGCGCCAGCGCGCTACGCCGCCACCAGCCAAACGAAAAGTCACGGGCCATGTTCAAAAACGACAGTAAAGTGGCAATCAAAAGCGACCACTGGTACGCCTTGGCCGTGGGGATATGCAACAAAATAGGCAGCGCCGTTAGCAGTACCGCAAATAGCGTAAAGCCGTGATAAAAAAAGTACAGCCAGCGTTTGGGTGCCAGCCACTTGTAGTACACCGGATCGATAACTGACACCACCGCCATGGCAATTAAAAGACCGGTAAACACCATTTGCCCGCTGTTCCAGGCGGTGGTAATAAAGAAAAAAGGAATGACAAAAAACAGACTTTCCTGGTGCACCATCTGCGTTGCAAAGCGCACCACAGGATCGGGTAGTTCGGTACCAAACCAATGACTAACGCCGCGCTTGAGCAAGTTCTCAAGCATCAGCAAAACCCAACCACCCAGCATCAACAGTGATACCAACTGGGCAAACTTATCCTGCTCGCGCTCGACTAAAAAGAAACTGGCCACCCCCGAGACAAAACCCAGCAGCGCCAATAGCCCCGGATAGCGGGCGGCGAGTTTTGCTAGGTGGGAAAAAATACGTGTTAGGCGGGCCAATGACAAATACCGTGCTTATCCGATGAGGCGTGTATCATAACCCACCTAAGGCGTAAGAACCTTGATGCAGTCGGCCAGGCTACGATCATTATTAGCGAGTTGCGTGGCAAGACGAGCACCAAGTCGATAGCGGGTGTTGGTTACCTTATCCGGGATTATAAGATCTGTGGGTGTCCCGAAAACATAGTGCTATTTATTTGCCCTCTGTGCCATCCCAATACCGCGAGTTCACTTGGGCGGATCAGCTTTGAGTGTTTCTAATAAATGGGTGTTCTATTTATCAAGTCTCTGGGGGGCTTATTTATTCGACAGGTTACTCAAAGCGGCAGTCTGGACGCCATGACTCTATATTTTCAAAGCTAGACGTGACACATTGCCATTCAAGACTATGTGTAGCTGCATTGGGAGTCGGGATATAGTCAATCGTCCCTCCTTCGACCCCCGACTTGACAGTAAAAGTAAGTCTAATAATGCCACGCTCCTGAATTTTAAGGCTTTGCAATACATTGTCAGAAAACGACTCCGGGCTAGGCAAGTTCAACCCCTCATTTGATGATGGCAGCTTTCCCTTCTCGGCGAAATACACCTCCAGTTTCAACCTGACTGGTATGCTGCGGTTAATTCCCTTACTGATATAGGCGATATTCCCATATTGAGCTTGCTGCTTCCCCTCATACCACTTATATACTATAACAATTAAAATTAATGGCGCCGCAATCAGACTAATTTTCCTAATTTTTTCCATAGTTACCCCTAGAAACTAAATACGCTGACAGTCAAAGCGCATACCGGTATAGGCTATTATTTGACTTGATCAACAAGTGGTCATTCTGCTCATCAATAAATACCCTTTGTCCCAGCTCTTCTCGTATTGTCGTATCTTTTCCAATCAGACGAACAAACGGCGTCCATTTTTTATTGTCGCGCTTATAAAGGTAAACCATCCCCCTCCGAAAGTTTGGTGTATCAACCTCCCCTTTAGCACGATTACCAACAACGAGCCAGTCACGATTAACAGCAAGCGAATCACCAAAGGAAGAGTTGGGTCTATCGACACTTTCAATGTCTGGCGCTAATGTATCAGTCTGTCGCCACTCGTGATGCTCTAAGACAAATCGATAAACTTCACCCAGGTGGTCTGAGCCACCTCTTGGATTGCCAATAAACATTTCGTTGCCCATGATAACCATGGATGCTCCGAGAGCTTCAAAGTTCTCTCTTCTTTCACGCTTGGAAAAATAATCATCCACGACTAGTGTCTGAGTGGGCTGCCAAAGCTGACCGTCAAAATGAAACATATAAGCCTTCTCGCGCCAACTGACTACCGCCCAATCGCCCGATACAGCAACATTGCTACAGCCAGCATTGAATTTTCGGCCCCACTGCCACTGCGAATTAATAAAGAAATAACTATAAATTCCTTTTAAAGTGTTACAAACTAAAGCGCGGCCACCTTGCGCCGCGACCCCCACACCAAAACTTGCATCCGTCGTGGCATCGCTGGCCGACAGCGTAGCCGCCTCAACCCAAGCACCCGCAACGTACTGATAGATGCTTACCTCACCAGAAGATGAGACTCTTTCGGCGCGACTTAGTGCCGCTCTTAAATCTTTCACCTCTCGATAACTGAAATCAGGAAAATCTTCCCGAAGCTTATCTAATCTCGTAGTGCCTGGCATATCAACAGGAAACCCCTCAACCGATAAGTAACCTTTTTTAAATAAAGCTTCTCTAATGGTTTCAACGTCTTGTGTGCGTCGCAGTTCTTCCGAAAAAT from the Gilvimarinus sp. DA14 genome contains:
- a CDS encoding SDR family oxidoreductase; translation: MRLSNKTAFVTAAGQGIGLATARQFMAEGARVIATDINAEALAQLDCETFVLDVTDTAAVNAAAAKVGAIDVLFNCAGYVHSGTILDCDEASWQKSIDMNINSMHRTIRAFLPGMLASGGGSIINMSSVASSIKGAPNRCAYGMTKAAVIGLTKAVAADFMTQGVRCNAICPGTVDTPSLQQRLVATGDYEAAHKAFVARQPMGRLGTAEEMAKLALYLASDDSAFTTGTINIIDGGWSN
- a CDS encoding DUF5924 family protein, with protein sequence MARLTRIFSHLAKLAARYPGLLALLGFVSGVASFFLVEREQDKFAQLVSLLMLGGWVLLMLENLLKRGVSHWFGTELPDPVVRFATQMVHQESLFFVIPFFFITTAWNSGQMVFTGLLIAMAVVSVIDPVYYKWLAPKRWLYFFYHGFTLFAVLLTALPILLHIPTAKAYQWSLLIATLLSFLNMARDFSFGWWRRSALALTLVLGAAGVGILTRPWVPPATLWLTRVAVTTEIDDREKAPGKRIKTLSASQLDNGLYAYTAIHAPRGLNERIYHVWRLNGKTIDKIALDIQGGRQAGYRAWSHKLNFPPYPQGNWRIDVVTEAQQVIGVLRFRITEAQTIAEQQPETLPEKIITAPDELFREPIVNTLKEEGQTLLDTVTGEADPEQPIKEAEPKQ
- a CDS encoding UxaA family hydrolase, whose protein sequence is MSNSKQQPELQGFLRSDGRKGIRNVLVVAYLVECAHHVSRRIVLQADDSEVHLIGFPGCYPNDYASEMMRAVCTHPNVGGALLVSLGCESMDRDSLLQTVRDSGRPAELLVIQETGGTASTIAEGLRLVKQMRRELAQEQTVRMGIDELVVGTICGGSDGTSGITANPAVGRCFDALVAEGAACVFEETGELIGCENIMADRAATPELGKLIQECVAKAERYYTTMGFGSFAPGNADGGLTTLEEKSMGAYSKSGSSLISGLIKPGDVPPTGGLYLLDVVPDGEPRFGFPNISDNAEIVEMIACGCHLTLFTTGRGSVVGSAISPVIKICANPDTYQRLADDMDINAGKILTGEATLDEVGQEIYQCVMAVAGGAQSVSEALGHQEFILTYKSFEPIGPGCLPVRQL
- a CDS encoding UxaA family hydrolase, whose protein sequence is MSRATSAAPQVVLLHPQDNVLISVMTLAADTQFTFAGREYRLAQAVPLGHKIARTDMPAGTRIFRYGAPIGSLYSAVKAGDWVHMHNLKSDYLASHTRKGRAQEGSGE
- a CDS encoding BLUF domain-containing protein, translating into MKAILYVSQAEQAFDANALTELLQQAQERNQSVNVTGYLYFKAPYFFQYLESEADEAAEIMASIEKDPRHKVMAMFSEEFEGNRRFGEWSMKFINQQGLPRLILEQVIIDDMLSMNDEVYRNEERWQKNILKMVATIARNQQQQAQQPRQPM
- a CDS encoding GDSL-type esterase/lipase family protein; translation: MRLIINTALTLALFSHAAFSDSQTKVDQLQLWPVQSGNLVAQTHDQEKLWQGSDLTLGDERRVMLSRSKKDALIFQWQDAWWSAVRFETNPAANLEPFRENGGVVFTLQLEQFDNAGFDVAYLCGNGCERKVTLTHQVKALLGKGPQTLKLPASCLMREQDNAGYIKTPLRFGAGGSGKAIFSSVSWQRDLQSVEGITLSCPDQQTVAITPAPLNEHWAQSWWMPRHKEKLKQARENNPEVIFLGDSITEGWEKSGADVFEKYFGDYRTLNLGYGGDRTENVLWRLQHGEVDETNPKLVVLMIGTNNTGHRQDDPARIAEGIKHILAELEQRVPDSKVLLLAIYPRGATADDVLRKNNALVNARIRNFADGERVFFKDINSIFLTEDGVLSEKVMPDLLHPEEYGYTLVAEAIKDDIERLTR
- a CDS encoding aldo/keto reductase, with amino-acid sequence MANTCVYLPPFAMGAAPLGNLYREVAEQQAQQAVHSALALGFNYIDTAPHYGFGLSERRLGRALSGAKQPVLSTKVGRVLEPIAAAERAPLRFGFAATPDLKPVFDYSYGGVMRSFNESLQRLSVERVELVFAHDLGELTHAEQHEQRWREFCEGGMRALEELKAAGRIGAIGLGVNEVAVCERALDELAVDVFLLAGRYTLLEQTPLDSLLPRCAQAGVSVIAAGPFNSGILAADLTADVLHYNYAPAPEAIVQKVRQLRSVCDDYAVPVQAAALQFPAAHPQVVSVLAGFASAAEVEQARVWIDTDIPASFWRALKAGGLLHPQAPVPSE
- a CDS encoding VOC family protein, which translates into the protein MTRLWSWLAALVLLAGCAQTQVNLPALEGASSARLPGKVIWHDLISATPQASQRFYGELFGWQFEQLTFNTSIFSSASYYVISHQGRVIGGMVDQADLNAEGNASQWVVVLASDNIDQSAAAVEANGGTLLGPVFDLQERGRMAVAKDGQGALFALLQTPNGDPADRSQIPTGDFLWNELWTSNVSQAGHFYRTLAPYQLDAHNLGDGHDYTLLKAQQKPRAGIVKMPVQGIPPTWVSYVRVADAAELDAILAQVESLGGKILLPAEDRIAGGRAALIAGPSGAGIALQTWPVTDKE
- a CDS encoding fumarylacetoacetate hydrolase family protein, whose product is MKLLRFGEPGKERPGLIDSQQQIRDLSSVVDDIDGSAVSPEGLAKIAACDIDSLPVVSNTQRFGPCVGNVGKFICIGLNYVDHCEETGAPVPTEPVVFTKATSAITGPDDGIIKPRGSEKLDWEVEMGIVIGREAKYVSEADAEDYIAGYCVVHDVSERGFQLERSGQWDLGKGCDTFGPIGPYLVTRDSVKDPLNLNIWLRVNGKTYQNSNTKNMVFGPAQLVSFLSQYMSLQPGDIISTGTPPGVGLGQKPPVYLNVGDKVQLGIDGLGEQSQKILPSP
- a CDS encoding pilin, with the translated sequence MEKIRKISLIAAPLILIVIVYKWYEGKQQAQYGNIAYISKGINRSIPVRLKLEVYFAEKGKLPSSNEGLNLPSPESFSDNVLQSLKIQERGIIRLTFTVKSGVEGGTIDYIPTPNAATHSLEWQCVTSSFENIESWRPDCRFE